One Ranitomeya imitator isolate aRanImi1 chromosome 1, aRanImi1.pri, whole genome shotgun sequence DNA window includes the following coding sequences:
- the LOC138657778 gene encoding uncharacterized protein yields MSNRVEFIRDFIEIYQSFPCLWKIKSPEYCNREKRREGYLQLIELYNRHAPDEAANEAVIKKKIQALRTVWRKELNKVLQTTRSGASTEEVYVPKLWYFEHLNFLRDQEVPRTSTCLRLLSPVEPIVSENHAEQESQGQQDDSAQESTLDCSQDCTTTDLVEAAPARTQSRQGPRKQKATSDASNELLSLAKKVLTRNVSPALEGFGHYVVDKLAKMDDNQRILAERLILEAVNKGTDGDLDKNTCLVSSRPIQRTEPSNYNGWSQCQTSMRHNAHVSHFGHPPPNNSYTPIPLDMASPIRHQSFQREQSSYHNL; encoded by the exons atgtctaatcgtgtggagttcatcagggatttcatcgagatttatcagtcttttccctgcctctggaaaatcaagtctcctgagtattgtaacagggaaaagaggagggagggttacttacagctcattgagctttacaatcgtcatgcaccagatgaggcagctaacgaagcagttattaaaaagaaaatccaggcgctccgcacggtgtggaggaaggagctgaacaaggttcttcagactacaaggtccggagcttccactgaagaagtttatgtgccaaaactttggtattttgagcatcttaattttctgagggaccaagaggtgccacggacttccacgtgtctTCGGTTGTTGTCACCTGTGGAAccaatagtttcggagaaccacgccgagcaggagtcacaagggcaacaa gatgacagtgcgcaggagagtacactggactgttcacaggactgcacgacaacagatttagtggaggctgcacctgccaggactcaatcgaggcaaggtccaagaaaacagaaagccacctcagacgcctcaaatgaactattgagccttgcaaagaaggtgttgacaagaaatgttagccctgcgttagaggggtttggacactatgtggttgacaaactggcaaaaatggacgacaaccaaagaatactagcagagcgtctgattctggaagcagtaaacaagggtactgatggcgatttggacaagaacacttgtttggtctcttcccggccaatacagcggacagagccatcaaattacaatggttggtcacagtgtcagacatcgatgcgacacaatgctcacgtttcccacttcggccatccaccccctaataactcctacacgccaatacctttagatatggcttcgcccatcaggcaccaaagttttcagcgggaacaatcgtcgtatcataatttgtga